The following proteins come from a genomic window of Galactobacillus timonensis:
- a CDS encoding MATE family efflux transporter, whose product MTNTRTQDLTTGPILPLLIRFTIPLVLGNLLELTYNAVDSMIIGRFVGTNALAAVGTSNPLMTLILLFNNGICLGAGILISYEYGAKHLDTLKRQASSGFVAGAVFSILCALVFIVLAAPILRLLQVDDEILSDSVLYLRMVMIGMVFSYIYNYLASLLRAMGDSRSPLYFLAISASLNIVGDLFFVAVLDMGIFGAALSTILCEGISALLCWIYTQKKIPILRLGRQWLIVDTKQLKRILSFGIVSALQQSAVQIGKIATQAMVNRLGIAATASFNATNRLDDYAIVPEQNMAHGTTSILAQNVGAKKNDRVVKTFRLSLLIQIIYGIAIGVLTWFTARPFVRLFSNDPEVIELGVSYIRTMSWFYTLPAVTNSLQGYFRGIGDLKITLACSLINIITRVIACAVLLEYMHMDFGALPIAYAIGWLAMLVVEIPWVHRFMRSTQNLFEEH is encoded by the coding sequence ATGACAAATACAAGGACACAGGATCTTACCACCGGCCCGATCCTTCCGCTGCTGATCAGGTTTACGATCCCGCTGGTGCTGGGCAATCTGTTGGAGCTGACCTACAACGCTGTTGACAGTATGATCATCGGCCGCTTTGTCGGCACCAATGCGCTCGCCGCCGTCGGTACAAGCAACCCGCTGATGACGCTGATCCTTCTTTTCAACAACGGGATCTGCCTTGGAGCAGGCATCCTGATCAGCTACGAATACGGAGCCAAACATCTCGACACCCTGAAACGCCAGGCTTCTTCCGGCTTCGTCGCCGGCGCCGTCTTTTCGATTCTGTGCGCCCTTGTCTTCATTGTGCTTGCCGCCCCGATCCTGCGTCTTCTGCAGGTGGATGACGAAATTCTAAGTGACTCCGTCCTCTATCTGCGCATGGTTATGATCGGCATGGTCTTCAGCTATATCTACAACTATCTCGCCTCGCTGCTAAGGGCGATGGGTGACAGCCGCTCCCCGCTCTATTTTCTGGCGATCAGCGCAAGCCTCAACATCGTCGGCGACCTCTTCTTTGTCGCAGTTCTTGATATGGGCATTTTCGGAGCCGCCCTGAGCACCATTCTCTGCGAAGGAATCAGTGCCCTTCTCTGCTGGATCTATACCCAGAAGAAGATACCGATCCTGCGACTTGGCAGACAATGGCTCATCGTCGACACCAAGCAGCTCAAGCGCATCCTCTCCTTCGGCATCGTTTCCGCCCTCCAGCAGTCCGCGGTTCAGATCGGAAAAATTGCGACCCAGGCCATGGTCAACCGCCTCGGCATCGCTGCCACCGCCTCCTTCAATGCGACCAACCGCCTCGATGACTATGCCATCGTCCCGGAACAGAACATGGCCCACGGCACCACAAGCATCCTCGCCCAGAACGTCGGCGCAAAGAAAAACGACCGGGTCGTAAAGACGTTCCGCCTCTCGCTTCTGATTCAGATCATCTACGGAATCGCGATCGGTGTACTGACCTGGTTTACGGCCCGGCCCTTTGTACGCCTGTTCTCCAATGACCCAGAGGTCATTGAACTCGGCGTATCCTACATACGTACCATGTCCTGGTTCTATACCCTTCCAGCCGTGACCAACAGTCTGCAGGGCTACTTCCGCGGCATCGGCGACCTGAAGATCACGCTCGCCTGCAGCCTCATCAACATCATTACCCGCGTCATTGCCTGCGCCGTTCTGCTGGAATATATGCACATGGATTTCGGCGCCCTTCCGATTGCCTATGCCATCGGCTGGCTCGCCATGTTAGTGGTTGAGATTCCATGGGTTCACAGGTTCATGCGCAGCACACAGAATCTCTTTGAAGAACACTAA
- a CDS encoding RluA family pseudouridine synthase, with the protein MEDGSAMIKVLYEDNHLLCVEKPVNVPVQPDGSGDVSMLDLCKDYLKTAYNKPGNVFCGLVHRLDRPVGGAMVFAKTSKAASRLSETIRTHKMIKAYMAVIEGVPDKEEDTLIDYLVKDPRTNRVSVTDAKHGKKSFLSYRVLGTRNGKSLVMIELGTGRPHQIRVQFSSRGWPLVNDQRYNPHAEKGQIALWAWHLEFPHPVRKETVAVESLPPCTVPWDLFKEELYDEEEEKEETSFSDPSSAASE; encoded by the coding sequence ATGGAAGATGGCAGCGCCATGATTAAGGTACTGTACGAAGACAATCATCTGCTGTGCGTCGAGAAGCCGGTCAATGTGCCGGTGCAGCCGGACGGCAGCGGCGATGTCAGTATGCTTGATCTTTGCAAAGACTATCTGAAAACCGCCTACAACAAGCCGGGCAACGTGTTCTGCGGCCTCGTGCACCGTCTGGACCGTCCGGTCGGGGGAGCGATGGTCTTTGCCAAAACATCCAAGGCCGCTTCCCGCCTGTCCGAAACAATCCGTACCCACAAGATGATCAAAGCCTACATGGCCGTCATCGAAGGCGTACCTGACAAAGAAGAAGACACGCTGATTGACTATCTGGTGAAGGATCCCCGCACCAACCGCGTATCCGTCACCGATGCCAAACACGGAAAGAAGTCGTTTCTTTCCTACCGCGTCCTGGGCACACGAAACGGAAAGTCGCTGGTCATGATCGAACTCGGCACCGGTCGTCCCCATCAGATCCGGGTCCAGTTTTCCAGCCGCGGCTGGCCGCTCGTCAATGATCAGCGCTACAACCCGCACGCTGAAAAAGGGCAGATCGCCCTTTGGGCGTGGCATCTGGAATTTCCGCATCCCGTACGCAAAGAGACGGTAGCCGTCGAATCGCTGCCGCCATGCACGGTGCCATGGGATCTGTTCAAGGAGGAACTCTATGACGAAGAAGAAGAAAAAGAGGAGACTTCGTTTTCGGATCCGTCTTCCGCAGCTTCAGAATAA
- a CDS encoding ATP-dependent helicase, whose protein sequence is MIDVSSLNGDQKKAVLDDHKYIRVVAGAGSGKTRVLTMRIAHLIEDEHVPGRKILAITFTNKAANEMKERVRKLVPEDTSAPWISTIHSFCVRVLREDIAAMGWPRNFTVLDAEDQKAILKEAYKALETSAQDISYASALDYISNCKYGDITPERAADLANGYNGDEKKAKIYAFYVHRQEELYGLDFDDLILWVVRMFKQFSDIAAKWQRRFSYVLVDEFQDIDAKQYELIRQLTGPDNSLYVVGDPDQTIYTWRGADVNIILNFAKDFPNAVTIMLNQNYRSTSCILNGANSVIRNNRNRLKKELFTERQSDQKIIHHASTDDEMEAAYVASEIVRLHDAGKAYKDIAILYRSNYLSRSLEKGLLDARIPYIIYGGIRFYERQEVKDALCYMRMVTRGDDLAFRRIINVPRRGIGAKTIDRIEEEARRSGMTMYEVAASQQLFSGRTQKTLNEFTAMVEKWRKQETENSLEPAKLFQMIMEDTGYQKMLEEDHETDRIENLKELIDDIQEYTDNNPDSSLDEYLQVVSLYGDRDETLASDYVQMMTVHAAKGLEFDTVFVTDMNEGIFPNERALSDSSKGIEEERRLAYVAFTRARNRLYICEAGGFSFILQRVRTPSRFIKEIDDDYIIHEGAVDARLKSPWGNDDDDEDRQPQSFAGRHVDTVHARPVYKVDHFTASGRNANLAKGDVVVHVKFGEGVVIKVQGGIATIAFPMPWGVKQIACAFPGLKRKEEVN, encoded by the coding sequence ATGATTGATGTCAGCAGCCTTAACGGGGACCAGAAAAAAGCGGTTCTCGATGACCATAAATATATCCGTGTCGTTGCCGGCGCCGGCTCGGGAAAGACCCGGGTTCTGACAATGCGGATTGCGCATCTGATCGAAGATGAGCACGTGCCGGGAAGAAAGATTCTTGCGATCACCTTTACCAACAAGGCGGCCAACGAAATGAAGGAACGTGTCCGCAAGCTCGTTCCGGAAGATACCAGTGCACCGTGGATCAGCACGATCCACAGCTTCTGCGTCCGTGTGCTGCGTGAAGATATCGCCGCCATGGGCTGGCCGCGCAACTTTACGGTGCTCGATGCGGAAGACCAGAAGGCGATTCTCAAGGAAGCCTACAAGGCACTGGAAACGTCCGCGCAGGACATCTCGTATGCTTCGGCGCTCGACTACATTTCCAACTGCAAATACGGTGACATTACGCCTGAAAGGGCAGCGGATCTTGCCAACGGGTACAACGGCGATGAAAAGAAGGCGAAGATCTATGCCTTCTACGTCCACCGGCAGGAAGAGCTGTATGGCCTTGACTTTGATGACCTCATTCTCTGGGTGGTGCGGATGTTCAAGCAGTTCTCCGATATCGCTGCCAAGTGGCAGCGCCGTTTTTCGTATGTTCTCGTTGATGAGTTTCAGGACATCGACGCCAAACAGTATGAGCTGATCCGTCAGCTGACGGGACCGGACAACAGCCTGTACGTTGTCGGTGATCCGGACCAGACGATCTATACGTGGCGCGGAGCGGATGTGAACATCATTCTGAACTTTGCGAAGGATTTTCCCAATGCCGTTACGATCATGCTCAATCAGAACTACCGCTCGACCTCCTGCATTCTGAATGGTGCCAACTCCGTGATCCGCAACAACCGCAACCGTCTCAAGAAGGAGCTGTTTACCGAGCGGCAGTCGGATCAGAAGATTATTCACCATGCCAGCACAGACGATGAGATGGAGGCGGCCTACGTCGCTTCCGAGATCGTACGTCTCCATGATGCGGGCAAGGCCTACAAGGACATTGCGATTCTGTATCGTTCCAATTATCTGTCCCGTTCGCTTGAAAAGGGACTGCTCGATGCACGGATTCCGTACATCATCTACGGCGGCATCCGCTTCTATGAGCGTCAGGAAGTAAAAGACGCCCTCTGCTATATGCGCATGGTAACCCGGGGCGATGATCTTGCCTTCCGGCGGATCATCAACGTGCCACGCCGCGGCATCGGTGCCAAGACAATTGACCGCATTGAAGAGGAGGCCCGCCGCAGCGGCATGACCATGTATGAGGTTGCTGCTTCTCAGCAGCTGTTTTCGGGGCGTACGCAGAAGACGCTGAACGAGTTTACGGCGATGGTCGAAAAGTGGCGCAAGCAGGAGACGGAAAACAGTCTGGAGCCGGCGAAGCTGTTTCAGATGATCATGGAAGATACGGGCTATCAGAAGATGCTCGAAGAAGATCATGAAACGGACAGGATCGAGAACCTGAAGGAACTCATTGACGATATCCAGGAGTATACGGACAACAATCCGGACAGCAGCCTCGACGAATATCTGCAGGTTGTTTCGCTGTACGGAGACAGGGATGAGACGCTGGCCAGCGACTATGTACAGATGATGACGGTCCATGCGGCAAAGGGACTGGAGTTTGATACGGTATTCGTGACGGATATGAACGAGGGCATCTTCCCCAATGAACGCGCCCTTTCCGATTCCAGCAAGGGCATCGAGGAGGAGCGGCGGCTTGCCTATGTCGCCTTTACGCGGGCAAGAAACCGTCTCTATATCTGCGAGGCCGGTGGCTTCAGCTTCATTCTGCAGCGGGTCCGTACGCCTTCGCGCTTCATTAAGGAAATCGATGATGACTATATCATCCATGAAGGTGCGGTGGATGCGCGGCTGAAATCGCCATGGGGAAACGATGACGATGACGAAGACCGTCAGCCCCAGAGCTTTGCAGGGCGGCATGTGGATACTGTTCATGCCCGTCCTGTATACAAGGTCGATCATTTTACGGCATCGGGCAGGAATGCGAATCTTGCCAAGGGAGATGTCGTAGTGCATGTGAAGTTCGGTGAAGGTGTTGTCATCAAGGTGCAGGGCGGCATTGCGACGATTGCGTTCCCGATGCCATGGGGCGTGAAGCAGATTGCCTGCGCCTTCCCGGGTCTCAAGCGCAAGGAAGAGGTGAACTGA
- a CDS encoding class I SAM-dependent methyltransferase, producing the protein MVLVADQWKNYRLLDAGDGEKLEQWDRIVLRRPDPTAIWPKDTKEKRWNTCDAVYHRSDKGGGSWEYRTKLPESWNISYKNLTFRVSPTGFKHTGIFPEQAVNWDWMSELIASHSSENLHILNLFAYTGAATMACAAAGACEVVHVDAAKGMVQWAKDNMHLSHLEDHTIRFIVDDCLKFVEREKRRGHVYQGILMDPPSYGRGPNGEMWKFEKDIQPLLEAALELLDPDHPLFFLLNSYSAGVSQTTVHNMLATTIGVSHPEGILTSGEIGIRMQDRDMILPCGVYGRWQRHD; encoded by the coding sequence ATGGTATTAGTTGCCGATCAATGGAAGAATTACCGCCTCCTCGATGCCGGAGACGGAGAGAAACTGGAGCAGTGGGACAGGATTGTCCTGCGCCGCCCCGACCCGACCGCCATCTGGCCGAAAGATACGAAGGAGAAGCGCTGGAATACCTGTGATGCCGTCTATCATCGTTCGGACAAGGGCGGAGGCAGCTGGGAATACAGAACAAAGCTTCCCGAGTCCTGGAACATCAGCTACAAAAACCTGACGTTCCGCGTCTCACCGACCGGCTTCAAGCACACCGGCATTTTCCCCGAACAGGCCGTCAACTGGGACTGGATGAGTGAGCTCATCGCCAGCCACAGCAGCGAAAACCTCCACATTCTCAATCTATTCGCCTACACCGGCGCGGCCACGATGGCGTGTGCCGCAGCGGGTGCCTGTGAAGTCGTCCACGTCGATGCGGCCAAAGGAATGGTGCAGTGGGCGAAGGACAATATGCATCTGAGTCATCTCGAGGATCATACGATCCGCTTCATCGTGGACGACTGCCTTAAATTTGTGGAACGGGAAAAGCGCCGCGGGCATGTGTACCAGGGCATCCTGATGGATCCGCCAAGCTATGGCCGCGGGCCCAACGGCGAAATGTGGAAGTTTGAAAAGGACATACAGCCGCTGCTGGAGGCTGCTCTTGAACTTTTGGATCCGGATCATCCGCTGTTCTTTCTTCTGAACAGCTACTCCGCCGGCGTATCGCAGACGACGGTTCATAATATGCTCGCAACGACGATCGGTGTGAGCCATCCGGAAGGTATTCTGACTTCAGGCGAGATCGGCATCCGCATGCAGGATCGTGACATGATCCTGCCATGCGGCGTCTATGGAAGATGGCAGCGCCATGATTAA
- a CDS encoding M15 family metallopeptidase, whose amino-acid sequence MTKKKKKRRLRFRIRLPQLQNKSTKDNGNTSSQPVRRKKKVKRHLRKELIYVMAAIVALILVITIPRYRTNKALRDLGYDNATIKNIRAQKLTDTLLDNQYYSAYLAQSINDGTLNLDYLPYYTSVSTDRGLSNADFLLIGRLLDKGYEQDQIQNLLSSLHYWEITPLLVFDYQPIEQNYIDDCLAHEDVNSQSHFELSNSYYTPYQDPIPVPVTDATMLVNKTYYLSDTYTPDPLVDLSTWYAATGRQLQQEAADALAALCDAGRAVGVTFYAASAYRDYQSQSTIYNSYISSMGQEAADAASARPGYSEHQTGLAVDLAASNEDDHAEFKDTNAFIWVSSNCYTYGWILRFPEGKETITGYEYEPWHYRYLGVDLATKVAASGMTYDEYWCLYLKPWDNEANKPSDAILNALDSTSSSSSAEASADASAAASTAAAQ is encoded by the coding sequence ATGACGAAGAAGAAGAAAAAGAGGAGACTTCGTTTTCGGATCCGTCTTCCGCAGCTTCAGAATAAGAGCACAAAGGACAACGGAAACACCTCCTCACAGCCTGTCAGGCGTAAGAAAAAGGTCAAGCGTCATCTGCGCAAGGAACTGATCTATGTCATGGCGGCAATCGTCGCCCTGATCCTTGTCATCACGATTCCGCGCTATCGCACCAACAAGGCGCTGCGCGATCTTGGCTACGACAATGCCACCATCAAGAATATCCGCGCCCAGAAGCTGACCGATACGCTGCTGGATAATCAGTACTATTCCGCCTACCTTGCCCAGAGTATCAACGACGGGACACTGAATCTGGATTACCTTCCCTACTACACCTCGGTCAGTACGGACCGCGGCCTCTCCAATGCCGACTTCCTGCTGATCGGACGTCTATTGGATAAGGGCTACGAGCAGGATCAGATCCAGAATCTTCTCTCGAGTCTTCACTACTGGGAGATTACGCCGCTGCTTGTCTTCGACTATCAGCCGATCGAGCAGAATTATATTGATGACTGTCTGGCCCATGAAGATGTCAACAGCCAGAGTCACTTCGAGCTGAGCAACTCCTACTATACGCCGTACCAGGATCCGATCCCGGTACCGGTCACGGATGCGACGATGCTCGTAAACAAGACCTACTACCTCTCCGACACCTATACGCCGGATCCTCTGGTGGATCTGAGCACCTGGTACGCCGCCACCGGCCGCCAGCTGCAGCAGGAAGCGGCGGATGCGCTGGCAGCTTTATGTGACGCGGGCCGTGCGGTCGGTGTCACCTTCTATGCCGCAAGCGCCTACCGCGACTACCAGTCCCAGTCCACGATCTATAACAGCTACATTTCCAGCATGGGACAGGAGGCGGCCGATGCCGCAAGCGCCCGGCCCGGCTATTCGGAACATCAGACGGGCCTGGCCGTTGACCTTGCCGCATCGAACGAAGACGATCACGCCGAATTCAAGGACACCAACGCCTTCATCTGGGTCTCGAGCAACTGCTACACCTACGGCTGGATCCTGCGCTTCCCCGAAGGAAAGGAAACCATCACCGGCTACGAATATGAGCCGTGGCACTATCGCTATCTCGGTGTCGACCTCGCCACCAAGGTTGCCGCCTCCGGCATGACGTATGACGAATACTGGTGCCTCTATCTCAAGCCATGGGACAATGAGGCCAACAAGCCGAGTGACGCCATCCTGAATGCCCTTGACTCCACCTCTTCATCCAGCAGCGCAGAGGCTTCGGCAGACGCATCCGCCGCAGCTTCCACTGCCGCAGCCCAGTAA
- a CDS encoding PadR family transcriptional regulator — MAIAADLLRGSTDAIILRFLMEQDSYGYQINKDIEQLSSGQYQLSEATLYTAFRRLEKEGLITSYWGSENSGARRRYYKITDEGRTVYLSSVAEWDAAMDLIRKLIHLSDVNEKGKRG, encoded by the coding sequence ATGGCAATCGCGGCTGATCTTCTCAGGGGAAGTACGGATGCGATCATTCTGCGCTTTCTGATGGAACAGGATTCGTACGGCTACCAGATCAACAAGGATATTGAGCAGCTTTCCAGTGGGCAGTATCAGCTTTCGGAAGCGACGCTGTATACGGCATTTCGAAGGCTGGAGAAGGAGGGGCTGATCACCTCCTACTGGGGCAGTGAAAACAGCGGTGCGCGCCGCCGCTACTATAAAATCACCGATGAGGGAAGAACGGTGTATCTCTCGAGTGTCGCGGAGTGGGATGCGGCAATGGATCTGATCCGGAAGCTGATTCATCTTTCGGACGTGAATGAGAAAGGAAAAAGGGGCTGA
- a CDS encoding DUF4097 family beta strand repeat-containing protein, with translation MDRIKNYIEEVFSKYEETAESRDLKEEILQNCQDRYNECLAKGMSEEKAEQKVIDSIGNLDSLLASIAKEEGGSSLRSVLAQRAVKAEQSSGDSTSSPYSSEVHHLEINVGSRDVSLIGTDEDELVVDCDNTVRQQVFGDKLVIDENTKRHGGFAGFMGILEDLQDLVVYVPRGFSSIDVKTMSGDVRLENLDAEALKFHTFSGDVDGDLKYCGTLNIDTTSGDADLQGTVENVSASAVSGDFSLDLSGMKKASFHTTSGNLDLTLHDPFDRLDIATVSGDADLDVGDLDGVDLVSSASVSGDIEVNVDTVHGRNPIRISTVSGDVTIDG, from the coding sequence ATGGACCGCATTAAGAACTACATTGAAGAGGTTTTTTCCAAGTATGAAGAGACGGCTGAGAGCCGTGATCTGAAGGAAGAAATTCTGCAGAACTGCCAGGACCGCTATAACGAGTGCCTTGCCAAAGGCATGAGCGAAGAGAAGGCGGAGCAGAAGGTCATCGACAGTATCGGCAATCTGGACAGCCTCCTGGCTTCCATTGCGAAGGAAGAAGGCGGCAGTTCGCTGCGCAGCGTGCTGGCTCAGCGCGCGGTAAAGGCGGAACAGAGCAGCGGTGACAGCACGTCGTCCCCTTATTCTTCGGAAGTTCATCATCTTGAAATCAATGTCGGATCGCGGGATGTGTCACTGATCGGGACGGATGAGGATGAACTCGTGGTGGATTGCGACAATACGGTCCGTCAGCAGGTATTCGGTGACAAGCTCGTGATCGATGAAAATACGAAGCGTCACGGCGGCTTTGCGGGCTTCATGGGGATCCTTGAGGATCTGCAGGATCTGGTGGTCTATGTGCCGCGGGGCTTTTCGTCCATTGATGTGAAAACGATGTCAGGTGACGTGAGGCTGGAGAATCTGGATGCGGAAGCGTTGAAGTTCCACACCTTCTCGGGTGATGTCGATGGAGATTTGAAGTATTGCGGTACGCTGAACATCGACACGACTTCGGGAGATGCGGATTTGCAGGGTACGGTTGAAAATGTGTCGGCTTCGGCGGTATCAGGCGATTTTTCCCTGGACCTGAGCGGAATGAAGAAGGCTTCCTTTCATACGACATCGGGCAATCTGGACCTGACGCTGCATGATCCGTTTGATCGTCTTGATATTGCGACGGTCAGCGGTGATGCGGACCTCGATGTGGGTGATCTTGATGGCGTTGATCTTGTGTCGAGCGCTTCGGTATCCGGAGATATTGAAGTGAATGTGGATACGGTGCACGGGCGCAATCCGATCAGGATCAGCACGGTCAGCGGCGACGTAACAATTGATGGTTAG
- a CDS encoding MraY family glycosyltransferase, whose amino-acid sequence MNLVLGALPYFILPFVISVCLVPVCKRIGWKLGIYAEENARTVHHGKIVRIGGTAIVSAFYVSLAVLWRTDAKLNGILIGAAIIFFGGLLDDIYDLPPKVKLLFQVAGAAAALSIGSLALDEIHILSLHITNRVIVWLFSFLWLIGVTNAINLIDGLDGLSSGICTIVAASIGLIGYFMGRRDVCIITLTLCGAILGFLPYNFHPASIFVGDCGAQFMGFTIAALSLLGFKTTAFISLGLPILTLFIPISDTLVAILRRKLRGQKIMEADRGHLHHILMFKLKLGHKKTVLILYLVTALFASASILTYFNPGAGIIVILILLLLSDLFIEYTGMINPHWHPILSLSNRLFGVPKMEKGEDPVDTEYLETEHREYNEKTGD is encoded by the coding sequence AATCTTGTGCTTGGTGCGTTGCCGTATTTCATTCTTCCTTTTGTCATTTCTGTGTGTCTGGTTCCGGTGTGCAAGCGGATTGGCTGGAAGCTCGGCATCTATGCTGAAGAAAATGCGCGGACCGTGCATCATGGCAAGATCGTGCGCATCGGCGGTACGGCGATTGTGTCGGCGTTCTATGTGTCGCTGGCGGTGCTGTGGCGGACGGATGCGAAGCTGAACGGTATCCTGATCGGTGCGGCAATTATCTTCTTCGGTGGCCTTCTGGATGATATCTATGATCTTCCTCCGAAGGTGAAGCTGCTGTTTCAGGTGGCCGGGGCTGCGGCGGCGCTGTCGATCGGTTCGCTGGCGCTGGATGAGATTCATATTCTGTCGCTGCATATTACCAACAGAGTCATTGTCTGGCTCTTCTCGTTTCTGTGGCTGATCGGCGTGACGAATGCGATCAATCTGATTGATGGTCTCGATGGCCTGTCGTCGGGCATCTGTACGATTGTGGCGGCATCCATCGGCCTGATCGGTTATTTCATGGGACGCCGTGACGTGTGCATCATTACGCTGACGCTGTGCGGCGCAATTCTGGGCTTTCTTCCGTATAACTTTCATCCGGCGTCGATCTTCGTGGGCGATTGCGGTGCGCAGTTCATGGGCTTTACGATTGCGGCGCTTTCGCTGCTTGGTTTCAAGACGACGGCGTTCATTTCGCTGGGTCTTCCGATTCTGACACTGTTCATTCCGATCTCGGATACGCTGGTTGCGATTCTTCGGCGCAAACTGCGTGGGCAGAAGATTATGGAGGCGGACCGTGGTCATCTGCATCATATTCTGATGTTCAAGCTGAAGCTTGGCCATAAGAAGACGGTGCTGATTCTGTACCTGGTGACGGCTCTGTTTGCGTCGGCTTCAATTCTGACGTACTTCAATCCGGGGGCGGGCATCATCGTGATTCTGATTCTTCTTCTGCTGTCGGATCTCTTCATTGAGTATACGGGCATGATCAATCCGCACTGGCATCCGATCCTGTCCTTGAGCAACCGCCTCTTCGGGGTGCCGAAGATGGAGAAGGGCGAGGATCCTGTCGATACGGAATACCTTGAAACCGAACATCGTGAATATAACGAAAAAACCGGTGACTGA